A stretch of Mytilus edulis chromosome 11, xbMytEdul2.2, whole genome shotgun sequence DNA encodes these proteins:
- the LOC139494523 gene encoding keratocan-like, producing MKDIPRFPSNVKTLSLSKNTIRSIKDYTFDNLANLTDLDMAGNKLQENMVGRYAFEGLNQLQRLTVANNDIAVMHLPEGIFKPLMSLLYLNVRHNTITDNLQGKIIGDLRALESLEVDIMQTYVDSLFGEG from the coding sequence ATGAAAGATATTCCACGGTTCCCATCTAATGTCAAAACTTTAAGTCTGAGTAAAAATACGATTCGGTCAATAAAGGACTATACATTTGACAACCTTGCAAATCTGACAGATCTCGATATGGCTGGAAATAAACTTCAGGAAAACATGGTAGGACGATATGCTTTTGAAGGTCTAAACCAACTACAACGTCTTACAGTTGCAAACAATGATATTGCTGTGATGCATTTACCTGAGGGAATATTCAAACCGTTGATGTCATTGTTATATTTGAATGTACGACATAATACAATTACTGATAATCTTCAGGGCAAAATAATTGGTGATCTCCGAGCTTTAGAAAGTCTAGAGGTTGATATCATGCAAACATATGTTGACAGTCTATTTGGAGAGGGTTAA